The Aneurinibacillus sp. REN35 genome window below encodes:
- a CDS encoding FAD:protein FMN transferase, translating into MLPNRAHTFRAMNTECSTAGLSSSAQRRVEAWFTYVEQKASRFRPDSELMQINQSQAPLYFVSLLIYQLLQEAETYFRRTDGVFSPYLGRCIHALGYTKSFENIPQVTSATIVDLNLNEEKTYCHTKQIYTRRNSRSYPPIQIDGDAWIDLGGIAKGWSVQTMGEWLQKEGQAEGVLNAGGDLLAWRSEESREPWTVHLLAPHTGDRAIARLEMRSGRTALATSSTQKRRWRKATGEVVHHIIDPRIHQSSASDIVQASVLLPDLTAAEVYAKCLIILGMQRGITWLRKEKPEAAYILVKKDGTVERSANLDTYCTEYEVSKHVECF; encoded by the coding sequence ATGCTTCCTAATCGAGCACATACTTTTCGAGCGATGAATACAGAGTGTTCTACAGCAGGGCTCTCATCGTCTGCTCAGCGCAGAGTAGAAGCGTGGTTTACGTATGTGGAACAGAAGGCAAGCAGATTTCGGCCGGATAGCGAGCTTATGCAGATTAATCAGTCGCAAGCTCCGCTATATTTTGTGTCTCTTCTTATTTATCAACTGCTGCAGGAAGCAGAGACATACTTTCGCCGGACAGATGGTGTCTTTTCTCCGTATCTTGGCAGGTGTATACACGCGTTGGGATATACAAAAAGCTTTGAGAATATTCCACAGGTTACGTCGGCTACGATTGTAGACCTGAATCTAAATGAAGAGAAAACGTATTGTCATACGAAACAAATTTATACGCGCAGAAACAGCAGATCTTATCCGCCCATTCAAATTGACGGAGATGCATGGATTGATCTAGGCGGTATTGCTAAAGGATGGAGTGTGCAGACAATGGGCGAGTGGCTTCAAAAAGAAGGGCAAGCAGAAGGGGTACTGAATGCAGGCGGAGATTTACTGGCATGGAGAAGCGAGGAGAGCAGGGAGCCATGGACCGTGCACCTTCTTGCCCCACATACAGGGGATAGAGCGATCGCCCGACTTGAAATGCGGAGTGGACGGACGGCTCTGGCGACCAGCAGCACACAGAAGAGGCGCTGGCGGAAAGCAACCGGTGAAGTCGTCCATCATATCATCGATCCGCGGATACATCAGTCATCCGCATCCGACATCGTGCAGGCCAGCGTACTTCTGCCGGACTTGACAGCGGCAGAAGTGTATGCGAAATGCCTGATTATTCTCGGTATGCAAAGAGGTATAACATGGCTTCGGAAGGAAAAGCCGGAGGCGGCATATATTCTCGTCAAAAAGGATGGAACCGTAGAACGCAGTGCGAATCTTGATACGTATTGTACAGAATATGAGGTGAGTAAGCATGTGGAGTGTTTTTGA
- a CDS encoding nitroreductase family protein, which produces MQYTEFKEIVLGRRSVRKFTNEAVSVEDVKEIIDCARYAPSDTNSQTWEFIAILNTGKIKEISDMTWEELHKIADEAKDRGLEKEARLLARSFGPYATAFTGAPALIVCLATPYNSKFRERIFDPITISEPSFWSEEGIKSSCLAIQNLMLAAHAKGLATCAMTGPVLLAQHRIREYLDIPSEKQINMVIALGHPAETPARLQRKPVEDILQIIE; this is translated from the coding sequence ATGCAATATACCGAGTTCAAAGAGATTGTGTTAGGACGCCGCAGCGTGAGAAAATTCACCAATGAAGCGGTGAGTGTAGAAGATGTAAAAGAAATCATCGACTGCGCACGTTATGCGCCAAGCGATACCAATTCGCAAACATGGGAATTCATCGCAATTTTAAATACAGGAAAAATTAAAGAAATCTCCGACATGACGTGGGAAGAGCTGCATAAAATCGCAGATGAAGCCAAAGATCGTGGTCTTGAAAAAGAAGCACGGCTGCTGGCACGCTCCTTCGGCCCGTATGCTACCGCCTTTACTGGAGCGCCGGCTCTTATCGTCTGCCTTGCCACACCTTACAATTCCAAATTCCGCGAGCGGATTTTCGACCCGATTACAATTAGTGAGCCTTCCTTCTGGAGCGAAGAAGGTATCAAGAGCAGTTGTCTTGCCATTCAGAATCTCATGCTGGCTGCACACGCCAAAGGGTTAGCAACCTGTGCGATGACAGGTCCCGTACTGCTTGCCCAGCACCGCATCCGTGAATATCTCGATATTCCTTCTGAAAAGCAGATCAATATGGTGATCGCGCTTGGTCATCCCGCCGAGACACCGGCACGTCTTCAACGTAAGCCAGTAGAAGATATCCTGCAAATTATCGAATAA
- a CDS encoding thiol-disulfide oxidoreductase DCC family protein produces the protein MQEHIHENPILLFDGVCNLCNHAVLFIIKHDPKETIRFASLQSDIGQALVKQHGLLSHGLKSIVLIEANKAYTKSSAALKVARRLQRPWPLLYVFIAVPRPVRDIVYNWIARNRYRWFGKKEQCMIPTPELRKRFLD, from the coding sequence ATGCAAGAACATATACACGAAAACCCCATCTTGCTGTTTGACGGTGTATGCAATCTCTGCAACCATGCTGTATTATTCATTATCAAGCATGACCCGAAGGAGACGATTCGCTTTGCCTCCCTGCAATCGGACATTGGACAAGCGCTCGTAAAGCAGCATGGGCTTCTCTCTCATGGACTGAAAAGCATTGTGCTGATCGAAGCGAACAAAGCGTACACAAAATCAAGCGCCGCTCTAAAAGTGGCACGCAGGCTGCAGCGTCCCTGGCCCCTGCTCTACGTTTTCATAGCGGTGCCGCGTCCGGTGCGTGACATTGTCTATAACTGGATCGCCCGCAACCGTTACCGCTGGTTTGGCAAAAAGGAACAGTGCATGATACCAACACCCGAGCTCCGCAAACGATTTCTTGACTGA
- a CDS encoding phytoene desaturase family protein, translating into MKTLGLILLDFIPLIIALTVQPRWLGCVIALVIAIGLLVRQMPRKQVKTLSVINVVYFLAAGVTVLFFPAIPVLEYGQVTIYTILTISTGLSLFSSNPFTMQYAKETTPQAVWNHPLFLSINQLLTGIWTGLFLMAALFATLTAVGILPLVTGIIAANIWNVFGVVANILLPVHMQRKYAERMQHREEPEVAWSPVIASTPPAAPNEYDVIVVGSGIGGLTAAIELAQRGVKVLVLEQHYLIGGACTTYTRRGGYKFEAGVESISGLGAEGPLRHLLGRHGLEDELVWLRNTYEFRNGEETYTIPHDFMEWRDQMMEQFPEEKESIHALFAELKACYEEMYTVFAPDRVAPYIPQTMEEMNAYAEQNPHYLRWKDTEWHELLDAFVSHPVVCKQLSILTGYVGDKGRRTPTSSMIALMGYFIVGGYRPSGGSGELAKRLADKLRQYGSDIKISTDVKSIIIEEGEVKGVQTDKASYYASVVISNADPRITYEQLVGLPNLPQAYREKVKRLEASMSLFVWNAAIDRPFCTDRLIHYTLPKPMRLSEIDITFTGAGIHSPSSRDASLAPQQKSTVTINLITKAQASLYASMSEEQYQAVKKEIDQICSEILAQIDEAAAASILFSEVATPKTVAKYMRTHEGSVYNVKRQIVEGESIFPYVKSPVKGLYLVGAGVGYGPGIEAVVISGGEAANLLAPYFEARNEVQHTA; encoded by the coding sequence ATGAAAACATTAGGATTGATTCTGCTTGATTTCATTCCACTTATCATAGCGTTAACTGTACAGCCGCGCTGGCTTGGTTGTGTGATCGCATTGGTGATCGCAATCGGGCTTTTGGTGCGTCAAATGCCAAGAAAGCAGGTTAAGACGCTCAGTGTGATTAACGTAGTATACTTTTTAGCGGCAGGGGTTACGGTCTTGTTTTTTCCTGCAATTCCGGTATTGGAATACGGACAGGTAACCATTTATACCATTCTTACCATCTCCACAGGCCTCTCGTTGTTCTCTTCTAACCCATTTACGATGCAGTATGCCAAAGAAACCACACCCCAAGCAGTATGGAATCATCCGTTGTTTCTCTCGATTAACCAGCTGCTTACCGGAATATGGACAGGATTGTTTTTAATGGCGGCGTTGTTTGCCACACTCACAGCAGTGGGCATCCTGCCGCTTGTTACAGGTATTATAGCGGCAAATATCTGGAACGTGTTTGGGGTTGTGGCGAATATTCTTCTGCCTGTACATATGCAGCGGAAATATGCGGAGAGGATGCAGCACAGAGAGGAGCCGGAAGTAGCGTGGTCCCCTGTCATTGCTTCCACACCTCCTGCTGCACCCAATGAGTATGATGTGATTGTAGTCGGCTCCGGCATTGGAGGATTAACGGCAGCCATTGAGCTGGCGCAGCGTGGGGTTAAGGTGCTTGTACTTGAGCAGCATTATCTAATTGGAGGTGCTTGCACGACCTATACTCGGCGCGGCGGGTATAAATTCGAAGCTGGCGTGGAATCAATTAGCGGCTTGGGAGCAGAAGGACCGCTTCGTCACCTGCTTGGGCGCCATGGGCTAGAAGATGAACTGGTATGGCTTAGAAATACGTATGAATTTCGGAATGGGGAAGAAACATATACAATTCCGCATGACTTTATGGAATGGCGCGATCAGATGATGGAACAATTTCCAGAAGAAAAAGAGTCCATTCATGCATTATTTGCTGAGCTTAAGGCTTGTTATGAAGAGATGTATACTGTATTTGCACCTGATCGGGTTGCTCCGTACATTCCGCAGACAATGGAAGAGATGAACGCATATGCTGAGCAGAATCCGCATTACTTACGTTGGAAGGATACTGAATGGCATGAACTGTTGGATGCGTTTGTGAGTCATCCGGTCGTATGTAAGCAATTGTCGATTCTTACCGGATATGTTGGGGATAAGGGAAGGCGTACCCCGACAAGCAGTATGATTGCACTCATGGGCTATTTTATTGTCGGAGGATATCGTCCATCAGGTGGTTCCGGTGAGCTGGCGAAGAGGCTTGCCGATAAGCTGCGGCAATATGGCAGTGATATCAAAATATCTACAGATGTGAAATCCATTATAATAGAAGAGGGAGAAGTGAAGGGGGTTCAGACCGATAAGGCAAGTTATTATGCTTCGGTCGTCATCTCCAATGCTGACCCGCGTATAACGTATGAACAGTTAGTCGGCCTTCCCAACTTGCCTCAAGCATACAGAGAAAAAGTGAAAAGGCTTGAGGCGTCTATGTCCTTATTCGTATGGAATGCAGCCATAGATCGGCCATTTTGCACGGATCGGCTGATCCATTATACGTTGCCTAAGCCGATGCGCCTCTCGGAGATAGATATCACCTTTACTGGAGCGGGCATTCACTCACCATCTTCACGCGATGCTTCTCTTGCGCCTCAGCAGAAGAGTACGGTAACGATCAATCTGATTACAAAAGCACAGGCCAGCTTATATGCATCCATGTCAGAAGAACAATACCAGGCGGTAAAGAAAGAGATCGATCAGATATGTAGTGAAATTCTGGCACAGATTGATGAAGCAGCCGCGGCTTCTATTCTATTCTCGGAAGTCGCCACACCTAAAACCGTAGCGAAGTATATGCGTACCCATGAGGGCTCGGTTTATAATGTGAAACGGCAAATAGTAGAAGGCGAAAGTATATTTCCGTATGTGAAATCCCCGGTAAAGGGATTGTATCTGGTTGGAGCCGGGGTTGGGTACGGACCGGGCATTGAAGCGGTTGTGATTAGCGGGGGAGAAGCGGCCAACCTGCTTGCACCTTACTTCGAAGCAAGAAATGAGGTACAACACACCGCATAA
- a CDS encoding hemolysin family protein: protein MDGVISMLLIALLLAVNIVLVLRLAVRKAKDRRVRSEEELHLLLAERLDSGQMNSTEYAYVNNIFKFGDRVAREIMVPRTEMVCLYAGESLETSLRTICTEGFTRYPVAGEDKDRILGVVHAKELFITYFEDKSITLMDVMRPVLFVNEAAPLEKLLEKMREKHTSIAVLIDEYGGTAGMATMEDILEEIVGEIRDEFDTHERSPVERIGPGHYLLDNKVLLSEVAELTGIDQEDGFDTIGGWVAARIRIIREGMYVDRAQWRFTVKEMDGLQIKWLEARKIRAVEDGVDL from the coding sequence ATGGACGGTGTCATAAGTATGCTGTTGATTGCATTGCTTCTTGCCGTCAATATCGTGTTGGTCTTACGCTTGGCTGTGCGTAAGGCCAAAGATCGGCGCGTTCGTTCGGAAGAAGAACTTCACCTCCTATTGGCAGAACGTTTGGATAGCGGCCAAATGAATTCTACGGAATATGCTTACGTGAACAATATCTTTAAATTCGGGGACCGGGTCGCGCGCGAAATTATGGTACCGCGTACCGAGATGGTCTGTCTGTATGCCGGAGAGAGTCTAGAGACAAGTCTGCGGACCATATGTACAGAAGGCTTTACCCGTTATCCGGTTGCAGGTGAAGATAAGGATCGTATTCTTGGTGTAGTGCATGCCAAGGAACTGTTTATTACGTATTTTGAAGATAAGAGCATTACGCTCATGGATGTAATGCGTCCGGTGCTATTTGTCAATGAAGCGGCTCCGCTTGAGAAGCTGCTTGAGAAGATGCGGGAGAAGCACACGTCGATTGCCGTTCTAATTGATGAGTACGGCGGTACAGCCGGGATGGCCACAATGGAAGATATATTGGAAGAAATCGTTGGAGAGATCCGCGATGAATTTGATACACATGAGCGTTCACCTGTCGAGAGAATCGGACCGGGGCATTACCTGTTGGACAATAAGGTCCTGCTTTCGGAAGTAGCAGAACTTACAGGAATTGATCAAGAGGATGGGTTTGATACGATTGGTGGTTGGGTTGCCGCACGAATTCGTATCATTCGGGAAGGAATGTATGTGGATCGTGCACAATGGCGGTTTACAGTAAAAGAGATGGACGGTCTGCAGATCAAATGGCTTGAAGCAAGAAAGATTAGAGCGGTAGAAGATGGAGTCGATCTATGA
- a CDS encoding sporulation protein, with the protein MFKKFMAKMGVGSAKVDLVLHKSEYTLGDVIEGELIMQGGAVEQYINKVDVAFMLALRTKKNEHRQAVATIPFSCRFNLGAGERKVLPFTYQLPKDLLISSHTVAYYFTTNLDIAAGVDSQDNDYIRVNPPARFTNIITAFEQLGMREKHDSRAFDGYAQEFEFFPTAFLRGQVNEVEFIAAIEDEQIRLLLELDLPSFGREIEIKREITLSNEVLADLTQLKNYLQQVMEEMLENPNAYLHQRNMMGYKQGHHRHSGFGGAMGGMAAGLLGGIVLSELMDDMLGDEEMEGAFDGGEDEGGGFGDFGDFFGGDE; encoded by the coding sequence ATGTTCAAAAAATTCATGGCAAAAATGGGAGTTGGCTCAGCCAAAGTCGATCTTGTGCTTCACAAAAGTGAATATACGCTTGGAGATGTAATTGAAGGTGAGTTAATTATGCAGGGAGGAGCGGTTGAACAATACATCAATAAAGTCGATGTAGCGTTTATGCTGGCGCTTCGTACCAAGAAGAACGAGCATCGTCAGGCGGTTGCGACGATACCGTTCTCCTGCCGTTTTAATCTTGGTGCAGGTGAAAGAAAGGTGCTTCCGTTTACATACCAACTGCCAAAAGATCTGTTGATCTCAAGCCATACGGTCGCATACTACTTCACGACAAATCTTGATATCGCGGCAGGTGTCGATAGTCAGGATAACGACTACATTCGTGTGAATCCTCCTGCTCGTTTTACAAATATTATTACCGCTTTTGAACAATTAGGCATGCGGGAGAAGCATGATTCCCGCGCTTTTGACGGATATGCTCAGGAGTTTGAGTTTTTCCCGACCGCTTTTCTGCGCGGGCAGGTGAATGAGGTAGAGTTCATTGCTGCCATTGAAGATGAACAGATTCGTCTCCTGTTGGAATTGGATCTGCCGTCATTTGGACGTGAAATAGAAATCAAACGTGAAATTACGCTGTCTAATGAAGTGCTTGCTGATCTGACTCAACTGAAGAATTATCTACAGCAAGTAATGGAGGAAATGCTTGAAAATCCGAATGCATACCTTCATCAGCGGAATATGATGGGATACAAGCAGGGCCATCACCGTCACAGCGGATTTGGTGGTGCGATGGGCGGTATGGCAGCAGGCTTGCTTGGCGGGATTGTTCTTTCAGAATTAATGGATGATATGCTAGGTGACGAGGAAATGGAAGGTGCGTTTGACGGAGGAGAGGACGAAGGCGGCGGTTTTGGTGACTTCGGTGACTTTTTTGGCGGAGATGAGTAG
- a CDS encoding thermonuclease family protein: MKKKISGLLVLILLSIGILSACGSALEKKETESKALVDVTGKKLQKATVVRVVDGDTFVAKVKGAEHKVRLILIDTPESKAPNRPKGYLGDEAKQYAIERLEGKDIWLEKDVQGNDRYGRWLRYAYIDVADGKGEFFNGTLVRSGLARLATFPPNVKYVDMIRTWQQEARKAERGVWNNIKEAFPDRKIEQ, translated from the coding sequence ATGAAGAAGAAAATCAGTGGACTGCTGGTGTTGATTTTGCTGAGTATAGGTATATTATCAGCATGTGGATCGGCATTGGAGAAAAAAGAAACAGAGTCCAAAGCGCTTGTGGACGTGACGGGAAAAAAGCTGCAAAAGGCGACCGTCGTAAGAGTAGTGGATGGTGACACGTTTGTTGCGAAAGTGAAGGGAGCGGAGCATAAAGTTCGTCTCATCTTAATCGATACGCCCGAGTCCAAAGCGCCCAATCGCCCAAAAGGGTATCTGGGTGATGAAGCGAAGCAATACGCAATCGAGCGTCTTGAAGGAAAGGATATATGGCTGGAGAAGGATGTGCAGGGCAATGATCGCTATGGGCGCTGGCTGCGTTATGCTTATATAGATGTAGCTGATGGCAAGGGAGAATTCTTCAACGGTACACTCGTACGCAGTGGACTGGCCCGCTTAGCGACATTCCCTCCGAATGTAAAGTATGTGGATATGATTCGTACATGGCAGCAGGAAGCGCGTAAGGCAGAACGGGGCGTATGGAATAATATCAAGGAAGCCTTCCCGGACCGTAAGATTGAACAGTAG
- a CDS encoding hemolysin family protein, whose translation MDSIINLILVAVLIIATAFFVAAEFAVIKVRPTRINQLAMEGSKSAFAVQRILTNLDGYLSACQLGITITALGLGWLGEPTVHHLLQPLFLDYNVPEQLANTLSFILAFSLITFLHVVLGELAPKTVAIQKAEWLSLLLARPLIVFYKIMYPFIWALNGSAGLFIRLFGMKPANEHEQAHSEEELRLILAQSLESGEINTSEFTYMNNIFKFDERVAREIMVPRTEMACLYIEENLQEHFQTIRREGFTRYPIVQEDKDHVIGVIHTKELFMRYLENPQVDITKMIRPVLFVNEATPIETLLKKMQKQRNSLAILIDEYGGTSGLVTMEDILEEIVGEIRDEFDANERPPIEKTGEHHYILDNKVLLSEVEELTGIVADPEFDTIGGWIAANILTIEEGQKVEVANWQFTVRETDGLQIKQVEIKRIAEPEQAEETGLQ comes from the coding sequence ATGGACAGTATTATTAACCTAATTTTGGTCGCAGTTTTAATTATCGCCACAGCGTTCTTTGTCGCTGCTGAATTTGCGGTAATTAAGGTGCGGCCGACCCGGATTAATCAATTGGCAATGGAAGGAAGTAAATCAGCCTTTGCCGTACAGCGTATTCTTACTAATTTGGACGGGTATTTATCGGCGTGTCAGCTTGGCATTACCATTACGGCATTGGGATTAGGCTGGCTGGGTGAGCCGACTGTTCACCATCTGCTGCAGCCGCTGTTTCTGGATTATAATGTACCTGAGCAGTTGGCCAACACACTTTCTTTTATTTTAGCCTTTTCATTGATTACATTTCTTCATGTGGTGCTAGGAGAGCTTGCACCGAAGACGGTAGCCATCCAAAAAGCGGAGTGGTTGAGTCTGTTGCTGGCCCGCCCGCTCATTGTTTTCTATAAAATCATGTATCCGTTCATTTGGGCATTGAACGGCTCAGCTGGTTTGTTTATTCGTCTATTCGGTATGAAACCGGCAAATGAGCATGAGCAGGCACACTCGGAGGAAGAGCTTCGTTTGATTCTTGCTCAGAGCTTAGAGAGTGGCGAGATCAATACGTCTGAATTTACGTACATGAATAATATCTTTAAATTTGATGAACGTGTAGCGCGTGAAATCATGGTGCCGCGTACCGAGATGGCGTGCTTATATATAGAAGAGAATTTGCAGGAGCATTTTCAAACCATTCGCAGAGAGGGTTTTACCCGGTACCCGATTGTACAGGAGGACAAAGATCATGTCATCGGCGTCATCCATACAAAAGAACTGTTCATGCGGTATTTGGAGAACCCACAAGTGGATATCACGAAGATGATTCGTCCCGTGTTGTTTGTCAATGAGGCCACACCAATTGAAACCTTATTGAAAAAGATGCAAAAGCAGCGCAACTCGCTTGCGATCCTAATCGATGAGTATGGCGGAACGTCCGGACTTGTCACCATGGAAGATATTCTTGAAGAAATCGTAGGCGAGATTCGGGACGAGTTCGATGCCAATGAACGCCCGCCGATTGAAAAGACAGGCGAACATCATTATATTCTCGACAACAAGGTTTTGCTTTCGGAAGTCGAAGAGTTGACAGGGATTGTGGCAGATCCCGAATTCGATACGATCGGTGGATGGATTGCCGCAAATATCCTTACGATTGAAGAAGGCCAGAAGGTTGAAGTAGCGAATTGGCAGTTTACGGTGCGTGAAACGGACGGTTTGCAGATTAAGCAGGTTGAAATTAAGCGAATTGCAGAACCGGAACAGGCTGAAGAAACTGGCCTGCAATAA
- a CDS encoding C40 family peptidase produces the protein MRKQFKTLTAGILAGTFVVGGMAAAPHSVEAATTSAKQGTSVNISNEKKVIEDIIRTGLNLRGKAKYSHKYVAGKYMDCSGFTYYIFKKHGISLHTRWDDGQAKYGTPVAKSQLKRGDLVFFSANKNKAGITHVGVYLGNGKLLDMASPSRGVAISDLNWTWYKKNYKTARRVVR, from the coding sequence TTGAGAAAACAGTTTAAAACATTGACAGCAGGAATTCTCGCAGGAACATTTGTAGTAGGGGGAATGGCAGCAGCTCCTCATTCTGTAGAAGCGGCTACGACTTCTGCAAAACAAGGAACATCTGTAAACATTAGCAATGAAAAAAAGGTGATTGAAGACATTATTCGTACCGGTTTGAATTTGCGTGGAAAAGCGAAATACAGCCATAAGTATGTGGCAGGGAAATATATGGATTGTTCAGGCTTTACCTACTATATTTTTAAGAAGCATGGCATTAGCTTGCATACACGGTGGGACGATGGACAAGCCAAGTATGGTACCCCTGTAGCAAAAAGCCAATTAAAAAGAGGCGATTTAGTCTTCTTTAGTGCAAACAAAAATAAAGCTGGTATCACGCATGTAGGCGTATACTTAGGAAATGGAAAATTGCTGGATATGGCTAGTCCATCAAGAGGCGTAGCGATTAGCGACTTGAACTGGACTTGGTATAAAAAGAACTATAAAACAGCACGCAGAGTCGTTCGTTAA
- a CDS encoding transposase, which translates to MRKKYSLQFKHTIVQEVIKGAQCSAVARKYQVSSLVIYRWVRMYKQDQLPYANGISK; encoded by the coding sequence ATGCGTAAGAAATACTCTCTACAGTTCAAACATACAATTGTTCAAGAGGTGATAAAAGGCGCACAATGCAGTGCGGTAGCTCGAAAGTATCAGGTAAGCAGTTTAGTCATCTATCGCTGGGTGCGTATGTATAAGCAAGATCAGCTTCCCTATGCAAATGGAATAAGCAAATAA
- a CDS encoding DMT family transporter yields the protein MAWIYLILAGLEEVVAVIAMKYMSAGKKKWPIVIMTVGFIFSFFCLSIAMRALSPGVAYAVWAGVGAIGITLVGLVWFKEKYNVSQFIFLGLMLIGIIGLRLTA from the coding sequence ATGGCTTGGATTTATCTTATATTAGCCGGTCTTGAAGAAGTCGTGGCAGTTATTGCGATGAAATATATGTCCGCAGGCAAGAAGAAGTGGCCGATTGTAATAATGACAGTAGGATTTATTTTTTCTTTCTTTTGCTTATCTATAGCGATGCGCGCCCTTTCACCAGGTGTAGCATATGCCGTGTGGGCAGGGGTAGGAGCAATCGGTATTACGCTTGTTGGATTGGTATGGTTTAAAGAAAAATACAATGTTTCCCAGTTTATATTCTTGGGGCTTATGCTGATTGGCATTATTGGCTTGCGCTTAACTGCATAA
- a CDS encoding DMT family transporter, which produces MGWILVLVAALLEVIWASGLKYAETTIEWIMVISLIAISFMLLIRAYKTIPVAVGYTVFVGIGTMGTYLVGIFLGEAFSVSQIMFLFILLIGIIGMKLTTTENSHS; this is translated from the coding sequence ATGGGCTGGATTCTTGTTTTAGTAGCCGCATTGCTCGAAGTTATATGGGCATCAGGATTAAAATATGCAGAAACGACAATAGAGTGGATTATGGTTATTTCTTTAATAGCGATAAGCTTTATGCTGCTTATCCGCGCGTATAAAACAATTCCTGTGGCAGTAGGCTACACGGTGTTTGTTGGTATTGGAACGATGGGTACGTATTTGGTAGGTATTTTTTTAGGAGAAGCATTTTCTGTTTCTCAAATTATGTTTCTGTTCATTCTGCTAATTGGCATCATCGGAATGAAATTAACAACAACGGAAAACTCTCATAGCTGA
- a CDS encoding TetR family transcriptional regulator — protein MKNKQEEKYTQILQAAMEVISKKGVEKTSISDIVKQAGVAQGTFYLYFSSKNALIPAIADHLLTKLFDEIQYKSKSLTSFWEKIQLVIDVTFEMTEAYKEVLILCYAGLAFEHSFEKWESIYRPYYQWLEKEMNKAVACGEISQEVRIETTVRMVVSVIEQTAEGLYFSHADEKDNRTAQLKKDVFTFINKALS, from the coding sequence TTGAAAAATAAACAAGAAGAAAAATATACACAAATATTGCAAGCGGCAATGGAAGTTATTTCAAAAAAAGGGGTAGAGAAAACCTCAATTTCTGATATTGTCAAACAAGCGGGTGTAGCTCAAGGCACTTTTTATTTATATTTCTCTTCAAAAAATGCATTAATCCCAGCGATTGCTGATCATCTGTTAACCAAGTTATTTGATGAAATTCAATATAAGTCAAAATCACTTACAAGCTTTTGGGAGAAGATTCAGCTTGTTATTGATGTGACGTTTGAGATGACGGAAGCATATAAGGAAGTGCTGATTCTTTGCTATGCCGGATTGGCATTCGAACATTCATTTGAGAAATGGGAAAGCATCTACCGTCCGTATTATCAATGGCTTGAAAAAGAAATGAATAAAGCGGTGGCGTGTGGAGAAATTTCACAAGAAGTACGTATAGAAACAACGGTACGTATGGTCGTGAGTGTAATTGAGCAGACAGCAGAAGGGTTATATTTTTCTCATGCAGATGAGAAGGATAACCGTACGGCACAGTTAAAAAAGGACGTGTTTACCTTTATCAATAAAGCATTATCTTAA